The nucleotide sequence AATATATACCGCCTCCTTTACTAACAATTATTTAAATTCTACCATACATTCCCAATACATAGAGCGATAAATAGGTATTTCACTACCCATAAAAGGGTCTTAAAAAAGAGGAAAGCCCAATTCTTATTACAGAATTGCGCCCGATTGTTGAAGATCGTTCTTCACCTAAAATCTCCGTTAGTTCAACAACTTTTTCAAATCAATTCTTATATAGGTTTTATTATAAGTAGTACCATCATCATTATAAAAAACAGCTTCCTTTAAATATGGGTCTGAAATTCCTTCATAACCATGCTTTTTAATTAACTTTATCATTTTAGGATTCTCAATTGGATCAACACTCACAAACATTTCAGAATAACCTAAGTCCCTTGCAATATTTTCTCGATACTTTATTAAATCTGAACCTACACCATTTCCACGATACTCTTCTTTTACATAAAGGTCACTTAATTTGGGGAGTAAAGTACCTTTTAATTTAAGAACTCCAAAACCTAATATAAGTTCAATTTGTTCAGCAATCACCAAATATACTTCTTTTTTCTCGAATTGCATTAAATATTTTTTAAATAAATCCTTATTATTTCTTATATTGCATAAACCTGATAAGTCATTTTCGTTTGCCAATCTTAGTATGTACTTCATTATTAACACCCCTTTTTCCACTGGTTTGTTCGAATAATCTGTCCCATTACTTTAAGTATATTTCTTCACAATCCCACTTAAAAACTAACATAAATATCCAAT is from Solibacillus isronensis and encodes:
- a CDS encoding GNAT family N-acetyltransferase; the encoded protein is MKYILRLANENDLSGLCNIRNNKDLFKKYLMQFEKKEVYLVIAEQIELILGFGVLKLKGTLLPKLSDLYVKEEYRGNGVGSDLIKYRENIARDLGYSEMFVSVDPIENPKMIKLIKKHGYEGISDPYLKEAVFYNDDGTTYNKTYIRIDLKKLLN